A single Clavibacter nebraskensis NCPPB 2581 DNA region contains:
- a CDS encoding ABC transporter permease, with amino-acid sequence MTATLQGASAPDSAPAYPTGRPPAVTPAKRVVAALRSKPSVIASVVFMVFVLILAVFAPLLSGITGWGPTAFDATAVDPVLGGLPIGPFGGVSASHWFGVEPQNGRDIFARIAYGARVSMLIAVSATVVTTAVGVVAGMVAGYFGGIVDQIVSRVMDFLMAFPALIFMIAILSALPAGNRPALLVLVLSVFGWPYTARIVRGQTMTIRTRDFVEAARASGASSMGVIFREVLPNLRGTVIVLATLAVPGYIGTEAALSFLGVGVLPPTPSWGQMIADSVNWYTVDSAYFIVPGSFLFLTVLSFTVFGDHLRSALEQGEAA; translated from the coding sequence GTGACCGCCACCCTGCAGGGCGCCTCGGCGCCCGACTCGGCCCCCGCCTACCCAACGGGACGGCCGCCCGCCGTCACGCCGGCCAAGCGCGTGGTCGCCGCCCTCCGGTCGAAGCCGTCCGTCATCGCCAGCGTCGTGTTCATGGTGTTCGTGCTGATCCTCGCGGTGTTCGCGCCGCTCCTGTCCGGGATCACCGGCTGGGGCCCCACGGCCTTCGACGCGACGGCCGTGGACCCCGTCCTCGGCGGCCTGCCCATCGGCCCGTTCGGCGGCGTGAGCGCCTCGCACTGGTTCGGCGTGGAGCCGCAGAACGGGCGCGACATCTTCGCCCGCATCGCGTACGGCGCCCGGGTGTCGATGCTCATCGCGGTCTCCGCGACGGTCGTCACCACGGCCGTCGGCGTGGTCGCGGGCATGGTCGCCGGCTACTTCGGCGGGATCGTTGACCAGATCGTGTCGCGGGTCATGGACTTCCTCATGGCCTTCCCGGCGCTGATCTTCATGATCGCGATCCTCTCGGCCCTGCCCGCGGGCAACCGCCCGGCGCTGCTCGTCCTGGTGCTCAGCGTCTTCGGCTGGCCGTACACGGCGCGCATCGTGCGCGGCCAGACCATGACCATCCGCACCCGCGACTTCGTGGAGGCGGCCCGGGCATCCGGCGCCTCGTCGATGGGCGTGATCTTCCGGGAGGTGCTGCCGAACCTGCGCGGCACCGTCATCGTGCTGGCCACGCTCGCGGTGCCGGGCTACATCGGCACCGAGGCGGCCCTGTCCTTCCTCGGCGTGGGCGTGCTGCCGCCGACGCCGTCCTGGGGCCAGATGATCGCCGACTCGGTGAACTGGTACACGGTCGACTCCGCGTACTTCATCGTGCCGGGCTCGTTCCTCTTCCTCACGGTGCTGTCGTTCACGGTCTTCGGCGACCACCTCCGCAGCGCGCTCGAGCAGGGGGAGGCGGCATGA